Proteins from one Parasteatoda tepidariorum isolate YZ-2023 chromosome 4, CAS_Ptep_4.0, whole genome shotgun sequence genomic window:
- the LOC107456774 gene encoding mitochondrial import receptor subunit TOM22 homolog, whose amino-acid sequence MPVIEEIDSGIDANSSSNSREDSPTIKKNNMANMIEDDLDDIDETLSERLWALTEMFPEPVRKLTSNLVHGSVSGIKNFYRLGRSTMWVFFTSSAILVAPVLFEMERMQLEEAQRQQQRQILLGPSAAVSGGGGGMHSLGMPMPPHMAHR is encoded by the exons ATGCCTGTTATTGAAGAAATTGACAGTGGTATTGATGCCAATAGTAGTTCTAACAGCAGAGAAGACTCTCCAacgataaaaaagaataatatggCTAACATGATTGAAGATGACTtg GATGATATTGATGAAACTTTAAGTGAAAGACTTTGGGCTTTGACAGAAATGTTCCCTGAACCTGTTAGGAAACTTACCTCTAATCTTGTACATGGCTCCGTATCGGGTATCAAAAACTTTTACAGACTTGGTCGTTCTACCATGTGGGTCTTCTTCACATCATCTGCTATTTTAGTTGCACCTGTTCTGTTTGAAATGGAGCGCATGCAGCTGGAAGAGGCACAGCGACAGCAACAAAGACAG atcCTTTTAGGACCAAGTGCTGCTGTATCTGGTGGAGGAGGAGGTATGCACAGTTTAGGAATGCCAATGCCACCCCATATGGCTCATAgataa